A genome region from Syntrophales bacterium includes the following:
- a CDS encoding type II secretion system F family protein, which produces MPKFAYKAINQAGTQVSGVIDADSAGTAGMLLSNQGLIPTKVEEDKPRRSGSVLHEIKLRLGGVKEEEIILMTKQFRTMLVSGLSIVQLIDILQNQTQNPRLRNVLAQISTDIRAGNSLTEAFRRHEKVLSPLYVNMVNAGEQSGTLPDVLQRLVYILEHEYKVKSDISGALLYPKIVLVALAIAFTVLLTFVMPTFIGVFASAGLDLPLPTKLALGLYGFLKKFWYAVLIVLVGGIAGYRWYVNTPAGKYIRDSLLLKIPILGTLFQKAAMSRFASIFSILQASGIPVLVSMDILVGTIGNEAIAREFRRIRSLLGEGRGISSPLRSAKYFTPMVVDMVAVGEETGALDDMLQQVSMHYDDEVAYAASKLSQAVGPILVVSLAVVVGFFALAIFLPMWDLTKMVR; this is translated from the coding sequence ATGCCGAAGTTCGCCTATAAGGCCATTAACCAGGCCGGGACACAGGTCTCCGGAGTCATCGACGCCGACTCGGCGGGAACCGCCGGGATGCTGCTGAGCAACCAGGGCCTCATACCGACGAAGGTTGAAGAGGACAAGCCCCGGAGGAGCGGCTCGGTGCTTCACGAGATCAAGCTCCGGCTCGGCGGCGTCAAGGAAGAGGAGATCATCCTCATGACCAAGCAGTTCCGGACCATGCTGGTCTCGGGACTGTCCATCGTCCAGCTCATTGACATTCTTCAGAACCAGACTCAGAACCCGCGCCTGAGGAACGTGCTTGCCCAGATCAGTACGGACATCAGGGCCGGCAATTCCCTGACGGAGGCCTTTCGTCGTCATGAGAAGGTTCTGTCGCCCCTGTACGTAAACATGGTGAATGCCGGCGAACAGAGCGGAACCCTGCCGGATGTCCTGCAGCGGCTTGTCTATATCCTGGAGCACGAGTACAAGGTGAAATCCGATATCAGCGGGGCACTGCTGTATCCGAAAATCGTCTTGGTAGCCCTCGCCATCGCCTTCACGGTTCTTCTCACCTTCGTCATGCCCACCTTCATCGGTGTCTTTGCTTCCGCGGGCCTCGATCTTCCCCTGCCAACGAAACTGGCACTGGGACTCTACGGTTTTCTCAAGAAGTTCTGGTATGCGGTTCTCATAGTCCTGGTGGGCGGCATCGCCGGGTACCGGTGGTATGTGAATACTCCCGCCGGGAAATATATCAGGGACTCGCTGTTGCTGAAGATCCCCATTCTGGGGACCCTCTTCCAGAAAGCGGCCATGTCCCGGTTCGCCAGCATTTTTTCCATTCTCCAGGCCAGCGGCATCCCCGTGCTGGTTTCCATGGACATTCTTGTGGGAACCATCGGAAACGAGGCGATTGCCCGGGAGTTCAGAAGAATCAGGTCGCTCCTCGGGGAAGGAAGGGGCATATCGAGCCCCCTGCGGTCGGCGAAGTACTTTACCCCCATGGTGGTGGACATGGTGGCTGTGGGGGAAGAAACAGGCGCCCTGGACGACATGCTGCAACAGGTGTCGATGCACTATGACGACGAGGTGGCCTACGCCGCGTCGAAACTCTCCCAGGCCGTGGGGCCGATTCTCGTAGTCAGCCTCGCGGTCGTCGTAGGTTTTTTCGCCCTGGCCATATTCCTTCCCATGTGGGACCTGACCAAGATGGTGCGATAA
- a CDS encoding GspE/PulE family protein: MRVRKKLGEMLVDAGLISDDQLQKALAGQKRERLKLGEYLIKHGILMENQIIDQVSAQLRIPRYSETEYPPDKKMADLVPLDIAYKYRIVPVRKRPNLLTLAMTDPMDMTSVDAVEELTKLEVEAVVCSVRELDQLMDITYGSRTELVELMENLGDVKVDVQAEEESVEDLRVSSLQDMAEEAPVIRLVNSILAQAVREKASDIHISPEEKSVSLRFRIDGNLVEMPAPPKTMVLPIISRLKILSRMDIAVSRVPQDGRFTVKMENKDINIRASVIPTVYGENLVLRLLDMSAEVYTLDRLGMSAADREKIEVASRKPYGLILSTGPTGSGKSTSLFAILKLLNSPDINIITLEDPVEYRIAGIRQVQLNRRAGMTFASGLRSILRQDPDVVMVGEIRDGETAGIATQSALTGHRVLSTVHTNDAAGAVTRLIDMGIEPFLVSSVLLVSFAQRLLRTVCSHCAEPYQPDRKIIEAWGMDKYENPRFLQAVGCPRCMFTGYRGRTGVFEVLMVDEDIQALILRGATAHEINRAAVEAGTLRMLREDAAEKVARGITTLEEAASKVMNVDGSA, encoded by the coding sequence GTGAGAGTACGGAAGAAACTGGGTGAAATGCTCGTTGACGCGGGTCTCATCAGTGACGACCAGCTTCAGAAGGCCCTGGCGGGCCAGAAACGGGAGCGGCTGAAGCTGGGGGAATATCTCATAAAACACGGGATACTCATGGAAAACCAGATCATAGACCAGGTGAGTGCCCAGTTGAGGATTCCCAGGTACAGCGAGACAGAGTATCCTCCCGACAAGAAGATGGCCGATCTGGTTCCCCTTGATATAGCCTACAAATACCGGATTGTTCCGGTACGGAAGCGGCCCAATCTGCTTACCCTGGCCATGACGGATCCCATGGATATGACCAGTGTCGACGCCGTGGAGGAACTGACCAAGCTGGAGGTTGAAGCCGTCGTCTGCTCCGTCCGCGAGCTGGACCAGCTCATGGATATCACCTACGGTTCCAGGACGGAACTGGTGGAACTCATGGAAAACCTGGGTGATGTGAAGGTCGACGTTCAGGCCGAGGAAGAGTCCGTGGAAGACCTGAGGGTCAGTTCACTGCAGGACATGGCCGAAGAAGCGCCGGTTATACGACTGGTCAATTCCATCCTTGCCCAGGCTGTCCGGGAGAAGGCGAGTGACATTCACATAAGCCCCGAGGAAAAGTCGGTCTCCCTGCGGTTCCGCATCGACGGCAATCTGGTGGAGATGCCGGCGCCGCCCAAGACGATGGTGCTTCCCATCATATCCCGCCTGAAGATCCTGTCACGCATGGATATCGCTGTTTCCCGGGTACCCCAGGACGGACGGTTTACCGTGAAGATGGAGAACAAGGACATCAATATCCGTGCCTCGGTGATACCGACGGTTTACGGCGAAAACCTGGTCCTCCGGCTTCTTGACATGAGTGCCGAAGTGTACACCCTTGACCGGCTCGGCATGTCCGCCGCGGACCGGGAAAAGATCGAAGTCGCGAGCCGGAAGCCCTACGGGCTGATTCTCAGCACGGGGCCCACGGGAAGCGGTAAAAGCACGAGTCTCTTCGCGATCCTCAAACTCTTGAATTCCCCGGATATCAACATCATAACCCTGGAAGATCCCGTTGAATACCGTATAGCGGGTATCAGGCAGGTGCAGTTGAACCGCAGGGCGGGCATGACCTTTGCCAGCGGTCTCCGGTCGATTCTCAGACAGGACCCCGACGTGGTCATGGTGGGTGAGATCAGAGACGGCGAAACGGCGGGGATTGCCACCCAGTCGGCCCTGACGGGCCACCGGGTTTTGAGTACCGTTCACACCAACGACGCGGCGGGGGCCGTGACCCGCCTTATCGACATGGGCATAGAGCCCTTCCTCGTTTCGTCGGTTCTTCTGGTTTCTTTCGCCCAGCGCCTGCTGAGAACGGTCTGTTCCCACTGTGCCGAGCCCTACCAGCCCGACAGGAAAATAATAGAGGCCTGGGGAATGGATAAATATGAAAATCCGCGTTTCCTTCAGGCGGTCGGGTGTCCGCGCTGCATGTTCACGGGCTACCGCGGCAGGACGGGGGTGTTCGAGGTGCTCATGGTGGACGAAGACATTCAGGCGCTGATATTGAGAGGGGCCACCGCCCATGAGATCAACCGCGCCGCCGTGGAGGCGGGGACACTGCGGATGCTCAGGGAAGACGCTGCTGAAAAGGTGGCCCGGGGCATCACGACCCTGGAAGAGGCCGCCTCGAAGGTTATGAACGTGGATGGTAGCGCCTGA
- a CDS encoding AAA family ATPase, which produces MEYYRILNLVREPFSNSPEPDFFYESRHHVDCLQKLEVALRLRRGLNVVIGQVGAGKTTLSRQLIRKLSGDPAVRTYLLLDPHFSTGMEFLTFVAGLFGLETDDAEEAGAWRMRERIKNFLFQQAVEEQRLIVLIIDEGQKIPDFALESLRELLNYETNEFKLLQIAIFAQEEFRQSLDRNPGFTDRINLLYSLGPLSFSDTEAMVRFRVRQATERGREVPIEFTKGAMRAVYRETRGYPRKIVRLCHQVLLALIIHGKNRADRSLVKSVIRRAGGDRPGPVFTWARGAVVAGILLAGAAVVLFSFQYGLISVAAWTTPAEKERPAVSAGGSPSVPAPAVTVVADSGNGVPEPGEVSEEDPAGAEQVPAAAPEETIIAEEPVGIQAERPEEPVTVASLSVIDEAPPKRTAALGGNGGGESRAPAILGHIRIARNQFLGRAMREVYGYCDEALLGALVAVNPRINDPDFVLAGDLVAIPAIPAVRPEAYRYRYWVRIADGDDLEEMNRRFRAYQWREGTLRMVSYWTGEDGLRFSVVMRNSFPDEASARFARERLPADMAASAEVFAGWPPETLFFGDL; this is translated from the coding sequence ATGGAATACTACCGCATCCTGAATCTTGTCCGGGAGCCATTCTCAAATTCGCCGGAGCCGGATTTTTTCTACGAATCCCGGCACCATGTGGACTGTCTCCAGAAGCTCGAGGTGGCCCTGCGACTCCGCAGGGGGCTGAACGTGGTCATCGGGCAGGTGGGGGCAGGTAAAACCACCCTGTCGCGTCAGCTCATTCGAAAATTATCGGGGGACCCGGCGGTCAGGACGTACCTGCTTCTCGATCCCCACTTCAGCACCGGGATGGAGTTCCTCACGTTCGTGGCGGGGCTCTTCGGCCTCGAAACGGACGACGCGGAAGAGGCCGGCGCCTGGCGGATGCGGGAGAGGATAAAGAATTTTCTCTTTCAGCAGGCCGTCGAGGAACAGAGGCTCATCGTCCTCATCATCGATGAGGGCCAGAAAATCCCTGATTTTGCCCTGGAGAGCCTGCGGGAGCTTCTGAACTACGAGACCAACGAGTTCAAGCTGCTGCAGATCGCCATTTTCGCTCAGGAGGAGTTTCGGCAGAGTCTTGACCGGAATCCCGGTTTCACCGACCGGATCAACCTGCTCTACAGCCTGGGCCCGCTCAGTTTCAGCGATACCGAGGCCATGGTCCGTTTCAGGGTGCGGCAGGCCACGGAGCGGGGCAGGGAGGTCCCCATAGAATTCACGAAGGGGGCCATGCGGGCCGTGTACCGGGAGACCAGGGGCTATCCGCGGAAAATCGTCCGGCTCTGCCACCAGGTTCTCCTGGCCCTGATCATACACGGCAAAAACAGGGCCGACAGGTCCCTGGTGAAGTCGGTGATACGCAGAGCGGGGGGCGACAGGCCCGGACCGGTGTTCACCTGGGCCCGGGGCGCCGTTGTTGCCGGGATTCTTCTGGCCGGTGCGGCCGTCGTGCTGTTCAGTTTTCAGTACGGTCTGATTTCCGTCGCCGCCTGGACGACACCGGCAGAAAAGGAGCGGCCGGCGGTTTCGGCCGGGGGATCGCCGTCGGTCCCGGCGCCCGCGGTGACTGTGGTCGCCGACTCCGGCAACGGGGTCCCGGAACCCGGAGAGGTCTCCGAGGAGGATCCGGCTGGAGCGGAGCAGGTTCCGGCGGCGGCTCCGGAAGAAACGATCATCGCTGAAGAGCCGGTCGGGATACAGGCGGAACGTCCGGAGGAGCCCGTGACCGTCGCGTCGCTGTCCGTAATCGACGAGGCACCACCGAAAAGGACGGCGGCCCTCGGTGGAAATGGCGGCGGTGAAAGCAGGGCGCCGGCTATTCTGGGCCATATCCGGATCGCGAGGAACCAGTTTCTCGGCCGGGCAATGCGGGAAGTGTACGGTTACTGCGATGAGGCGCTCCTGGGCGCCCTGGTTGCCGTGAACCCGAGGATCAACGACCCCGACTTTGTCCTGGCCGGTGACCTGGTCGCCATTCCGGCCATTCCGGCCGTCCGCCCCGAGGCGTACCGGTACCGCTACTGGGTACGTATTGCCGACGGAGACGACCTGGAAGAGATGAACCGCCGCTTCAGGGCATACCAGTGGCGGGAGGGAACTCTGCGCATGGTTTCCTACTGGACCGGGGAGGATGGTCTTCGCTTTTCGGTTGTCATGAGAAACAGTTTTCCGGACGAGGCATCGGCGCGGTTCGCCCGTGAGAGGCTGCCCGCCGACATGGCCGCGTCCGCCGAAGTTTTCGCCGGCTGGCCCCCGGAGACGCTTTTTTTCGGGGACCTGTGA
- the pilQ gene encoding type IV pilus secretin PilQ — MKAIGQAGADCREGSIVKNGIETGTVGLLLCCVLLFFLAGCAAKQETAIDPFFEKWSTMAEENQGASPSARKRVMDIPGDPAEFQPRSPALAAVEKTRDLPDKSVSLKMRNADVATVLRALARAADQNILIRSEVGGVISVDFNKVPWNEAFVGILRSQALTYMWEGDIIRVATLQDLESDLQMEAIRERRLEQEVLRSRLAPLHTMVIPVDYANAKRLKDELMIFLTRKEDNTSHGSIEVSEHTNSLIVQATRADFEKIIPLVEKIDRPTAQVRIEANIVETTSDTARDLGVRWGGLYRNVVGSRDYWITPGGAGSTTPADPVGGGYTPDYGSPGLSGHGLGVNFPASASAIDAAGGMGSLGLMYGILGGSILELQLQALQKAGQLNILSRPSITTLDNQMAFTENGEKIPFVTIEDNDRTVRFEEAVLRLEITPNVIDDDTLKLKIVIKKDEVDFTRTVDGNPVIIKKQTDTSLIVNDGETIVISGLSKQQNRRLDSGVPALSTIPGLGWLFKSQGRSRQMEEVLIFITPRILKTRNAGFEAEERG; from the coding sequence ATGAAAGCTATTGGACAGGCAGGCGCTGACTGCCGGGAGGGTTCGATCGTGAAGAACGGCATCGAGACGGGGACTGTGGGTTTGCTTCTCTGCTGTGTTCTGCTCTTTTTCCTCGCGGGATGCGCGGCGAAACAGGAGACCGCCATCGATCCCTTCTTCGAAAAGTGGAGCACCATGGCCGAGGAAAACCAGGGGGCTTCGCCATCGGCGCGCAAGAGGGTGATGGATATCCCCGGCGATCCCGCAGAGTTCCAGCCCCGATCCCCGGCTCTTGCGGCCGTTGAAAAGACGCGGGATCTGCCCGACAAGTCCGTCAGCCTGAAGATGCGCAATGCCGATGTGGCCACGGTCCTTCGGGCCCTCGCCCGGGCGGCGGACCAGAACATCCTCATACGGTCGGAAGTGGGTGGGGTCATAAGCGTCGATTTTAACAAGGTCCCCTGGAACGAGGCCTTCGTGGGCATCCTCCGCTCCCAGGCGCTCACCTATATGTGGGAGGGGGATATTATCAGGGTCGCCACGCTTCAGGACCTGGAAAGCGATCTTCAGATGGAGGCAATCCGGGAGCGCCGCCTGGAGCAGGAGGTTTTGAGGTCCAGGCTCGCGCCGCTCCACACCATGGTGATTCCCGTGGATTACGCCAATGCCAAGCGGTTGAAGGATGAACTGATGATATTCCTGACGCGGAAGGAGGATAACACGTCCCACGGTTCAATAGAGGTAAGCGAGCACACCAACTCGCTGATTGTCCAGGCGACCCGGGCGGACTTCGAGAAGATCATTCCCCTCGTCGAAAAGATCGACCGGCCCACGGCGCAGGTGCGCATCGAGGCGAACATCGTGGAAACCACGAGCGACACGGCTCGTGACCTGGGCGTCCGGTGGGGCGGCCTGTACCGCAACGTGGTCGGAAGCAGGGATTACTGGATTACCCCCGGCGGTGCGGGGAGTACGACGCCGGCCGACCCCGTCGGCGGCGGCTACACGCCCGACTACGGAAGCCCGGGTCTCAGCGGGCACGGCCTGGGCGTGAATTTTCCCGCGAGCGCCTCCGCGATTGACGCGGCGGGAGGCATGGGATCGCTGGGCCTGATGTACGGTATTTTGGGCGGCAGCATCCTGGAACTGCAGCTCCAGGCACTGCAGAAGGCGGGACAGCTGAACATCCTGTCCAGGCCTTCCATCACCACCCTGGACAACCAGATGGCCTTCACGGAAAACGGCGAGAAGATACCCTTCGTCACCATCGAGGATAACGACCGGACCGTGCGGTTCGAGGAAGCGGTCCTGCGTCTGGAAATCACGCCGAACGTCATCGACGACGACACGCTCAAACTGAAGATCGTCATCAAGAAGGACGAGGTGGATTTCACCAGGACTGTGGACGGCAACCCCGTGATCATAAAGAAGCAGACCGACACGTCTCTGATCGTAAACGACGGGGAGACCATCGTGATCTCCGGTCTGAGCAAGCAGCAGAACCGCCGGTTGGATTCCGGTGTTCCTGCCCTGAGCACCATTCCCGGCCTGGGATGGCTTTTCAAAAGCCAGGGCCGAAGCCGTCAGATGGAAGAAGTGCTGATCTTCATCACGCCCCGCATTCTCAAAACCCGAAACGCCGGATTCGAAGCGGAAGAAAGGGGATAG
- a CDS encoding general secretion pathway protein GspB: protein MKKFSKRERIILIVVVVVLLYGLYDVVLKKRIAPPERDTVSREQALRQTDELVSSMATAMKETEVSPDDAYAIELAGTGWTRDPFFTGIVTAAGVPVVSDMAEIGFLYTGYLEVGARRMAIINGIDYHTGESMDVPGYILRSVTPRQVVIVDQEGRQITVPFVEE from the coding sequence GTGAAGAAATTCAGTAAGCGAGAACGGATTATCCTGATTGTCGTGGTCGTCGTCCTTCTCTACGGCCTCTACGACGTGGTGCTGAAGAAGAGGATCGCGCCGCCTGAACGAGACACGGTGTCCCGGGAACAGGCGCTGCGCCAGACCGACGAACTGGTAAGCTCCATGGCGACCGCCATGAAAGAGACCGAGGTTTCGCCCGACGACGCCTATGCCATCGAACTGGCAGGCACGGGATGGACCCGGGACCCCTTCTTCACCGGGATAGTCACGGCGGCGGGCGTTCCGGTCGTGTCGGACATGGCGGAGATCGGTTTCCTGTACACGGGCTACCTCGAGGTGGGAGCAAGGCGGATGGCCATTATCAACGGCATCGATTACCACACCGGTGAATCGATGGACGTCCCCGGTTACATCCTGCGGAGCGTGACGCCCCGGCAGGTTGTTATTGTAGATCAGGAGGGACGGCAGATAACCGTTCCCTTTGTGGAGGAGTAG
- a CDS encoding type II secretion system GspH family protein, giving the protein MKLMRRKEGQRGFTLIEIIAVLVLLGILASVAIPRFFSMQKDAADKVADSALASAYSALSMGYAAKLIGNPQAPDSPAKACSDIELTGDTITDIACEGTSWGGGEVTITVTYDGGSSSTKTGTWKTP; this is encoded by the coding sequence ATGAAACTGATGCGACGCAAAGAAGGACAGCGAGGTTTTACCCTCATCGAGATCATCGCCGTGCTCGTGCTCCTGGGCATTTTAGCATCCGTGGCGATTCCGAGATTTTTTTCTATGCAAAAGGATGCCGCAGATAAGGTAGCCGATTCAGCCCTTGCGTCGGCCTACTCGGCTTTATCTATGGGCTACGCTGCCAAATTGATCGGAAATCCTCAAGCCCCCGATAGCCCTGCAAAAGCATGCAGTGATATCGAGCTCACAGGGGATACAATTACTGATATCGCTTGCGAGGGCACGTCTTGGGGAGGCGGGGAAGTTACAATAACTGTGACATATGACGGAGGAAGCTCGAGTACGAAAACAGGAACATGGAAAACCCCATGA